A part of Gemmatimonadota bacterium genomic DNA contains:
- the rnd gene encoding ribonuclease D, whose amino-acid sequence MPLINTPNELETLVNRALDAPCVGIDTEFVWEQTYYPRLGIIQVGLSENDCHLIDAVTLSDLSPLGTLLSDPHTVKILHDAQQDLWILRRITDAIPCNIFDTRCAAGFAGLSSNLSLGNLLRMRLNIQLPKTETRTDWLRRPLSDKQLEYALDDVRFLPALREHILTDIQRRGRENWLAEELRQYDIAKLYDDRAPEEQYTRVKGTGRLSRRDMAIVRELAAWREKKARQVDRPRNRVISDDAIVQIARRKPQSIQSLKRVRGIARATINQYGNSLLNTVQRGLAIDEKNCPPISLPVRPDPFEDARLDLAMAFMRGQCLSEGIDIAMVASRSEVKEFISSQKNATDNPLHTGWRREFLGADLTALLTGKHAIGINPNTRLPNLLRDKP is encoded by the coding sequence ACGAACTCGAAACCCTTGTCAACCGCGCCCTGGACGCGCCCTGTGTGGGCATTGATACAGAATTTGTCTGGGAACAAACCTATTATCCGCGCCTGGGCATTATACAGGTGGGACTTTCAGAAAATGATTGCCACCTGATAGATGCCGTCACATTATCGGATCTATCGCCTCTGGGGACCTTATTATCAGACCCCCACACCGTGAAAATTTTGCACGATGCACAGCAAGACCTCTGGATTTTAAGACGGATAACAGATGCCATCCCCTGCAATATATTCGATACGCGCTGTGCAGCGGGCTTCGCGGGTTTGAGTTCAAACCTATCGCTGGGCAATCTATTGCGCATGCGTCTCAATATACAATTACCCAAAACAGAAACGCGCACAGACTGGTTGAGGCGACCATTATCGGACAAACAACTCGAATATGCCCTGGATGACGTGCGCTTTTTGCCCGCCCTTCGCGAACATATCCTGACCGACATACAGCGACGAGGCCGAGAAAACTGGCTGGCAGAAGAACTCCGTCAGTACGATATCGCCAAATTGTACGACGACCGCGCCCCCGAAGAACAATATACGCGCGTAAAAGGCACGGGACGACTATCGAGACGCGATATGGCCATCGTGCGCGAACTGGCCGCCTGGCGCGAAAAAAAAGCGCGACAGGTAGATCGCCCCAGAAATCGCGTGATAAGCGACGACGCCATCGTGCAAATTGCCCGGCGCAAGCCGCAATCAATTCAGTCGTTAAAACGAGTGCGGGGCATTGCGAGGGCAACCATAAATCAGTACGGCAATAGCCTCCTCAACACTGTACAGCGCGGATTGGCAATCGACGAAAAAAATTGCCCGCCCATATCGCTACCTGTGCGACCCGATCCCTTTGAGGATGCGCGTCTCGACCTCGCCATGGCATTTATGCGCGGACAATGTCTATCAGAAGGAATCGACATCGCAATGGTGGCATCGCGATCAGAAGTCAAAGAATTCATTTCCTCCCAAAAAAATGCGACAGATAATCCGTTGCACACAGGTTGGCGACGCGAATTTCTGGGCGCAGACCTCACTGCGCTCTTAACTGGCAAACACGCCATCGGCATCAATCCCAACACCCGCTTGCCAAACTTGCTCCGCGATAAACCATAA
- a CDS encoding YigZ family protein translates to MSNRYPIPAETCRVEDEIKRSRFITTLAHTPAREEARIFIDQIRAEFPDASHNCWAFLIGPPSTTGNVGMSDDGEPHGTAGRPMLTVLTHSGLGDVVVVVTRYFGGTKLGKGGLVRAYSGGVQHALEKVQCTERVTRVAVLATIDYAAYESFKWLLPDFEARIVAEDFGADITCELAMPEEQVGPFKQAVGNLTRGQAQVEEV, encoded by the coding sequence ATGTCCAATCGCTATCCCATTCCCGCCGAGACATGCCGCGTAGAGGATGAAATTAAGCGTAGTCGATTTATTACTACTCTGGCACATACACCGGCACGAGAAGAGGCTCGAATATTTATCGATCAAATTCGCGCCGAATTTCCAGATGCTTCACACAATTGCTGGGCATTTTTGATCGGGCCGCCAAGCACGACTGGCAATGTGGGGATGAGCGATGATGGAGAGCCGCACGGTACGGCTGGTCGTCCTATGCTGACTGTGCTGACGCATTCGGGTCTCGGCGATGTGGTAGTGGTGGTGACGCGCTATTTTGGCGGGACAAAGTTGGGCAAGGGCGGGCTTGTGCGGGCTTATTCAGGTGGCGTTCAACACGCGCTTGAGAAGGTTCAGTGTACGGAGCGCGTGACGCGCGTCGCTGTTTTGGCGACGATTGACTATGCGGCTTATGAATCTTTCAAGTGGTTGCTTCCGGATTTTGAAGCACGTATTGTCGCTGAAGATTTTGGGGCCGATATTACATGTGAACTGGCTATGCCTGAAGAACAGGTTGGCCCTTTCAAGCAGGCAGTGGGGAATCTCACGAGAGGACAGGCGCAGGTTGAAGAGGTGTGA